A region from the Caloenas nicobarica isolate bCalNic1 chromosome 11, bCalNic1.hap1, whole genome shotgun sequence genome encodes:
- the TMEM40 gene encoding transmembrane protein 40: MGVVALIKLLVWLLAWSPWVILDPCLSAKGIQVSVRVPGWRFREMLWADSWAGMNVAVAGAHREGQTDRKAVQKEAFPEGSSRSLPVPGGKRLEEKRETGRPVLPKPGEVHHSRVYEFFQTDSDPPNERSADRSNAQGTGDDSEAVVTERVSCASDTRNTCMIVAAVFMLLIPLLILLVVYIKQRAMTAVASTTRTLPQDPDAPRSPAELSSDHTEEYTACKEKYKPGTAMEDLNGPFPDLTEEQQGVFQRSFTADAKYLENHEKMNQSFWESLVKCLATTDPPILNTEEQNNLLKSCNVLPGGCAACLKAIEKKGARAMAVLYLVLKTTNPSGYRQLPSSKEKDEKLKLLKRLERNLMLSQGAKKAESMDEDTQDSDEEDLGKQTTEGKLLGGKPAEVVPYRHSEITRREDSTVDSCENENTRFHQWTVRWMGIRKDDEFFHFVILCFAIGALLICYYYYKDWTISLGTGLITFASLETTGIYFGLVYRIRSVLDSFVPLIDKFRPTGMRKAA; the protein is encoded by the exons GCCGATAGCTGGGCCGGGATGAATGTGGCTGTGGCTGGTGCTCACAGGGAAGGGC AGACGGACCGCAAGGCTGTGCAGAAGGAGGCGTTTCCAGAAGGAAGCAGCCGCTCACTGCCAGTCCCTGGTGGAAAACGCCTGGAGGAGAAGCGAGAGACAGGCCGGCCAG TGCTGCCCAAGCCAGGAGAAGTCCACCACAGCAGAGTATATGAATTTTTTCAAACGGACTCAG ATCCGCCCAATGAGAGAAGCGCAGATCGTTCCAATGCCCAGGGGACAGGAGATGATTCCGAGGCTGTAGTGACCGAACGTGTTTCCTGTGCTAGCGATACCCGAAATACCTGTATGATAGTCGCAGCTGTATTCATGCTTCTGATACCACTCCTCATATTGCTGGTGGTCTATATCAAGCAGCGAGCAATGACAGCAGT GGCCAGCACCACACGCACCCTGCCCCAGGATCCCGACGCACCACGCAGCCCCGCAG agCTTTCCAGCGACCACACGGAGGAGTACACAGCGTGTAAGGAGAAATACAAACCAG GCACAGCAATGGAGGACTTGAATGGCCCATTCCCAGATCTTACTGAAGAACAGCAAG GCGTCTTCCAGAGGAGTTTTACTGCTGATGCCAAATACTTGGAGAATCATGAGAAAATGAACCAGTCCTTCTGGGAATCACTTGTAAAATGTTTAGCCACCACCGATCCACCTATTCTGAATACTGAAGAACAGAACAAT CTCCTCAAGAGCTGCAATGTCCTGCCTGGAGGCTGTGCGGCCTGTCTGAAAGCCATAGAGAAGAAAGGAGCCAGGGCAATGGCTGTTCTTTACCTCGTGCTGAAGACAACCAACCCATCTGGGTATAGGCAGCTGCCCAGCTCCAAGGAAAAGG acGAAAAATTGAAACTCCTGAAGAGACTGGAAAGGAATCTCATGCTTTCACAAGGGGCAAAAAAAGCTGAGTCCATGGATGAAGATACACAAG ACAGCGATGAGGAAGATTTAGGAAAACAGACGACTGAAGGCAAATTACTTGGAG GGAAACCAGCAGAGGTTGTTCCCTACAGACATTCAG AGATTACCAGAAGAGAAGATTCAACTGTGGACT caTGTGAGAATGAGAACACTCGCTTCCATCAGTGGACAGTGCGGTGGATGGGCATACGGAAggatg AtgaattctttcattttgtcaTTCTTTGCTTTGCAATTGGAGCTTTACTAATTTGCTACTACTACTACAAAG ATTGGACTATTTCTCTTGGAACTGGTTTAATCACCTTTGCTTCCCTGGAAACCACTGGGATATACTTTGGTCTAG TGTATCGAATTCGGAGCGTACTTGACAGTTTTGTTCCTCTGATTGACAAATTCAGGCCAACAG GTATGAGGAAAGCTGCCTAG